The Toxoplasma gondii ME49 chromosome XII, whole genome shotgun sequence genome includes a region encoding these proteins:
- a CDS encoding aspartate aminotransferase (encoded by transcript TGME49_248600), producing MFPTLSENLGESVESPLVSLHIVVPRSSAGNTVLALSRVHAQFFFSPRLFFWYLCNSPRKNVSKSNALAMTLALFCGSAAGLLPRNVSRLRVDSKALPSSFLSWLPTSATPRTPEIKHTKRPSLKHPHARAEGREQENVSSLLLRSLASGSVVSLCLSLCTRSPATSLSSFSGVSALNRGYFSRTMATQSSLFDGVQEAPPDPILGLEVAFRADQDPRKVNLGIGAYRTDDGKPYVFRCVRQVEQEMAADPNLYKEYLPIDGLPELKKQTQELLFGEDSSAIAEERICSAQVLSGTGGLRVAGEFLRYFLPHCKTVYMSEPTWPNHPNIFKKAGLEVATYPYWNPATKGVDFENMKKTLESAAPYSVLLLHACAHNPTGVDLNEAQWREIMDLCKRKRLVPMIDNAYQGYASGDLQRDSFSSRLFCNEGNMELFVCQSFAKNMGLYGERIGMLHIVCANAERAKVVLSQVKKIIRPMYSSPPLHGARIVSRVLGDPNMKAAWMSELKELAGRIQSVRSALRSGLEAKQTPGTWRHITEQIGMFSYTGLSREQAERMTKHWHVYMMNNGRISLAGLTQANLPYVVEAIDEVVRAVPAS from the exons ATGTTTCCAACTCTTAGTGAGAACCTAGGGGAAAGTGTCGAAAGCCCGCTCGTTTCCCTCCACATTGTCGTTCCTCGTTCGTCGGCCGGCAACACAGTCTTAGCGTTGAgccgcgtgcatgcacagttcttcttttctccccgtctgtttttttggtATTTGTGCAATTCTCCGAGGAAAAACGTGTCAAAGTCGAACGCTCTCGCGATGACTCTCGCACTCTTCTGCGGCTCGGCTGCCGGGCTGCTTCCCAGGAACGTTTCGCGGCTGCGTGTGGACAGCAAAGCCTTACcctcgagttttctctcgtggCTGCCGACGTCGGCGACGCCGCGAACTCCTGAGATCAAACACACAAAAAGGCCCTCGTTGAAACATCCCCACGCACGAGCAGAAGGACGCGAGCAAGAAAACGTCTCCAGCCTTCTCTTGCGGTCGCTTGCAAGCGGGAGtgtcgtctccctctgtctttctctgtgtacTCGAAGCCCAGCGACTTCCTTGTCGAGTTTCTCCGGAGTTTCTGCACTCAACAGAGGGTATTTCTCGAGGACAATGGCGACACAAAGTTCCCTGTTCGACGGTGTCCAAGAGGCACCCCCGGACCCCATTCTCGGACTGGAAGTCGCGTTCAGGGCAGACCAAGACCCAAGAAAAGTGAACCTCGGCATCGGAGCCTACCGAACAGATGACGGAAAACCCTACGTTTTCAG aTGTGTCAGACAAGTAGAGCAGGAGATGGCTGCGGATCCGAACCTGTACAAGGAGTACCTTCCGATCGACGGCCTCCcggagctgaagaag CAAACACAGGAACTCCTCTTTGGTGAAGACAGTTCTGCAATAGCAGAAGAACGCATTTGCTCGGCTCAAGTTCTGTCAGGGACAGGAGGCTTGCGCGTTGCCGGAGAATTCCTTCGATACTTCTTGCCGCATTGCAAG acCGTATACATGAGCGAACCGACTTGGCCAAACCACCCGAACATCTTCAAGAAGGCGGGACTCGAGGTGGCAACTTACCCTTACTGGAATCCA GCCACGAAAGGTGTCGATTTCGAAAACATGAAGAAGACACTGGAGAGTGCTGCTCCGTACTCagttctcctcctccacgCTTGCGCCCACAATCCCACGG GAGTAGATCTAAATGAGGCCCAGTGGCGAGAAATCATGGATCTCTGCAAGCGCAAAAGGCTCGTGCCGATGATCGACAATGCCTACCAAGGCTACGCGAGCGGGGATTTGCAGCGCGACAGTTTCAGCTCGCGTCTGTTCTGCAACGAGGGCAACATGGAACTGTTCGTCTGCCAGTCGTTCGCCAAGAACATGGGGCTCTATGGCGAACGCATAGGCATGCTCCACATT GTATGCGCGAACGCAGAACGAGCAAAAGTTGTTTTGAGTCAAGTGAAAAAAATTATTCGGCCCATGTACAGCAGCCCACCGTTGCACGGGGCGCGCATCGTCAGTCGAGTTCTGGGAGATCCGAACATGAAAGCGGCCTGGATGTCGGAACTGAAGGAACTTGCAGGTCGAATCCAGAGTGTACGGAGTGCGTTGCGGAGTGGTCTagaggcgaagcagacgccAGGAACGTGGAGACACATCACAGAGCAAATTGGAATGTTCTCCTACACTGGCCTCTCCC GAGAACAAGCTGAACGGATGACAAAGCACTGGCACGTGTACATGATGAACAACGGCCGCATTAGTCTG
- a CDS encoding hypothetical protein (encoded by transcript TGME49_248610~Predicted trans-membrane domain (TMHMM2.0):126-149:189-212:231-254:260-283:304-327:738-761:775-794:798-821:830-853:864-887:891-914) encodes MGCEPDCPAVSGLASVPPVSPTVVSSPLANAERSPGPVAFSGCAPSAPPTMEAAARSEDPVGSTLSQGDRGDTSPASLSPRFLAARGKGGKSSSFVEEAPPASAARAVVLGCFWGCLRKVFSRTRWHYLFFISLYSVLIGPLYLNWAPLRQVLFRSGAYSWECDAAETDPTSLVYVHPQHDTCVQQRLRVGHLFTVCAAADYGFSFFGGLVMDVLGPKVASLLGSSLMLSGWLLIAVSTEAVQVLVPGFVLFGLGIDMAFYGTLSVAALFPGHENAVMAVVVAMRALSYMTPVVLDSLVDSFPHLAVMLGFGLLGLLPAVLIALVYAPWKPFPKASKVPAAPHGDTPFGDSPHRDASLSALGRSSSDLASFSIRRSSAGVCCASCGRPLAPETESLPPERLHEEESFSAANRVCATETGSVGSPYIGARRGLSGHSAGQLALRCRACRGSEGFPEGGLVGELSADLSDEQRLLEQHLGQFAGRGAAAEGALAAAAVAVRLISGESSLVGPPAVLGESREDREERGRSLRERVEDEERRTSAEVPRKISIRELAGRGDGGGGLEDKAAAVRESGDENGTKDSTTRFLEAAEHAGSRGEGCGGVGRKDSRLNVGYAGEKVSGGEAGAEKEKDAGKSGVSLSLASAPRRMSANSSAFSTRQAPAGLRCTDSREERLGSGALVYSRRPSSALSSYSMASATSVERAPSLRHYPRTCRGRLGFLRDTLKTHPYVVDSGAFVRDFICSPMYLPVVPYFTISLIRAVYFNDASEDLVPHTLRFLHIVLGFVFVAPPFAGLVADSCGIIVCMLLINTCGTLVIVAAFVAYQAEVLFFEYLASFMFMLNMALMTNQVYFYVADTFPQCHLGKLCGFACTVGGVISLCVTAMFEFSVKHEGGFTIMLSLLCALSVVTYLLIWMLQATGARTRRRKTSLAGHPQGDSEETDHRPGTAAGPRTESPTESPMAGTQAPLSRDSQPIKSLSATYGLASDSV; translated from the coding sequence ATGGGGTGCGAGCCTGACTGCCCTGCAGTCTCTGGACTCGCTTCTGTGCCCCCCGTCTCGCCAACtgtcgtttcgtctcctctcgccaaTGCAGAGAGATCGCCTGGGCCGGTCGCTTTTTCAGGCTGTGCACCGAGCGCGCCGCCGACGATGGAGGCCGCCGCGCGCAGCGAGGACCCCGTCGGTTCCACTCTCTCGCAGGGCGACCGCGGAGACACGTCGCCTGCTTCGCTGTCCCCCCGTTTTCTCGCCGCGCGCGGCAAAGGCGGCAAGAGCTCGAGCTTCGTCGAGGAGGCGCCTCCTGCTTCCGCGGCTCGCGCCGTCGTCCTAGGGTGTTTCTGGGGCTGTCTCCGGAAGGTCTTCTCGCGTACTCGGTGGCATtacctcttcttcatctcgcTCTACTCGGTGCTGATCGGCCCGCTGTACCTGAACTGGGCGCCCCTACGCCAAGTGCTCTTCCGCAGCGGCGCATACAGCTGGGAGTGCGACGCGGCCGAGACCGACCCGACGTCTCTGGTGTACGTCCACCCGCAGCACGACACCTGCGTCCAGCAGCGGCTGCGCGTCGGTCACTTGTTCACGGTGTGTGCGGCGGCGGACTacggcttctccttcttcggagGCCTGGTGATGGATGTGCTTGGCCCGAAGGTCGCCTCGCTCCTCGGCTCCTCCCTCATGCTCTCAGGTTGGCTGTTGATTGCTGTCTCCACGGAGGCAGTTCAAGTGCTCGTCCCcggcttcgtcctcttcggTCTCGGGATCGACATGGCCTTCTACGGCACACTGTCTGTCGCCGCGCTCTTTCCTGGCCACGAGAACGCAGTCATGGCTGTGGTTGTGGCGATGCGAGCCCTGTCCTACATGACCCCGGTGGTCCTCGACAGCCTCGTCGACTCGTTTCCCCACCTCGCGGTCATGCTCGGCTTCGGCTTGCTGGGTCTCCTCCCCGCTGTCCTCATCGCACTCGTCTACGCGCCCTGGAAACCTTTTCCAAAGGCTTCCAAAGTCCCCGCCGCTCCACACGGAGACACGCCCTTCGGAGACTCCccacacagagacgcgtcTCTGTCCGCCTTGGGCAGGTCCTCCTCCGACCTCGCGAGTTTCTCCATTCGCCGCAGCTCCGCGGGGGTCTGCTGCGCGTCCTGCGGGCGGCCGCTGGCGCCGGAGACCGAGTCTCTGCCACCAGAGAGACTtcacgaggaagagagttTCTCAGCCGCGAACCGCGTCTGCGCCACGGAGACTGGCTCGGTGGGGTCTCCCTACATCGGGGCGCGTCGGGGACTCAGCGGACACTCTGCAGGCCAGTTGGCCCTGCGGTGTCGGGCATGCAGGGGCAGTGAGGGATTCCCGGAGGGCGGCTTGGTCGGAGAGCTCTCTGCAGACTTGAGCGACGAACAGAGACTCCTCGAGCAGCATCTGGGTCAGTTCGCAGGTCGCGGCGCGGCAGCAGAGGGCGCgctcgccgccgccgccgtcgccgtcCGGCTTATAAGCGGAGAGTCCTCGCTCGTGGGGCCGCCAGCGGTGCTCGGAGAAAGCCGCGAAGACCGCGAGGAGCGCGGGAGATCTTTGAGAGAACGggtggaagacgaagaacggcgAACAAGTGCAGAAGTGCCGAGGAAAATCTCCATTCGGGAGCTGgcaggcagaggcgacggcggTGGGGGCCTCGAGGATAAGGCAGCGGCGGTGCGcgagagtggagacgagAACGGAACGAAAGACTCGACGACGCGATTCCTCGAGGCTGCCGAGCACGCTGGATCGAGAGGTGAAGGATGTGGCGGGGTCGGCAGGAAGGATTCGAGACTGAATGTCGGGTATGCCGGGGAGAAGGTTTCTGGTGGCGAGGcaggtgcagagaaagagaaagacgcaggcAAATCGGGGGTCTCTCTGAGTCTTGCAAGTGCTCCGAGAAGGATGAGCGCGAACAGCAGCGCGTTTTCCACTCGCCAGGCACCCGCGGGtctgaggtgtacagacagccgagaagagcggctCGGAAGCGGAGCACTTGTGTACAGCCGTCGTCCGTCTTCTGCGCTCTCTTCTTACTCGATGGCGTCCGCGACTTCGGTTGAAAGGGCTCCGAGTCTGCGGCATTATCCACGCACCTGTCGAGGGCGGCTCGGCTTTCTCCGAGACACGCTGAAGACTCATCCGTACGTGGTGGACAGCGGGGCGTTCGTGCGAGACTTCATTTGCTCGCCAATGTACCTCCCAGTTGTCCCGTACTTTACAATTTCGCTGATCAGGGCCGTGTACTTCAACGACGCGTCCGAGGACCTGGTGCCCCACACGCTGCGTTTCCTGCACATCGTCCTGGGCTTTGTGTTTGTCGCGCCGCCGTTTGCCGGACTCGTTGCGGACTCCTGCGGCATCATCGTTTGCATGTTGTTGATCAACACCTGTGGGACGCTGGTGATCGTCGCGGCGTTCGTCGCGTACCAAGCCGAagtccttttcttcgagtACCTCGCCTCCTTCATGTTCATGTTGAACATGGCGCTGATGACGAATCAGGTGTACTTCTACGTCGCTGACACATTTCCTCAGTGCCATCTGGGCAAGCTTTGCGGCTTCGCATGCACAGTCGGCGGCGTGATCTCGCTCTGCGTGACTGCGATGTTCGAGTTCTCCGTCAAGCACGAGGGCGGCTTCACGATCATGCTCAGTCTGCTGTGCGCCCTGTCGGTGGTCACCTACCTCCTCATCTGGATGCTGCAGGCGACGGGTGCGAGGacgcgcagaagaaagacttCCCTCGCCGGACACCCCCAGGGTGACAGCGAAGAGACCGACCACAGACCCGGCACAGCGGCAGGGCCGCGGACGGAGTCTCCCACAGAGTCGCCGATGGCGGGGACGCAGGCGCCGCTCTCGAGAGACTCCCAGCCGATCAAGAGCCTCTCTGCAACCTACGGCCTGGCGTCCGATTCCGTCTGA
- a CDS encoding hypothetical protein (encoded by transcript TGME49_248620), producing the protein MDTARPFSARRMRFSPEMRIRAGRQRRRADRNNRNAKRSSRSAYSPISHAASSRDTRGPCSVQNCEGSRLCRRVRTASKSRRLERQSKRECRKNHCPRARGTRLRKRVRKGKSHRRPPPSSCGRCSLNCMHVHSCSERGKVAFSVSASCDTSQMSTLSSNPRKTSWTLICWSNILRLSGFFRRCMRLYRSPWRQGCRQRVFCSRPSMQIVHESYEKVPTAQAPAQHPSC; encoded by the coding sequence atggACACTGCGCGTCCCTTTTCGGCGAGAAggatgcgtttctctccagagatGCGCATACGCGCAGGtcggcagaggagacgcgccgaTCGCAACAACAGGAACGCAAAACGTTCCTCGCGTTCGGCGTATTCTCCCATCTCTCACGCGGCCTcaagcagagacactcgCGGGCCTTGCAGTGTTCAAAACTGCGAAGGCAGTCGATTGTGCCGACGTGTACGCACCGCCAGCAAGTCTCGGCGCCTGGAGCGTCAAAGCAAGCGCGAGTGCAGGAAGAATCACTGTCCTCGGGCGCGTGGAACGCGTCTTCGGAAACGCGTACGAAAAGGGAAGAGCCACAGAAGACCGCCCCCTTCTAGCTGTGGGCGCTGCTCtctgaactgcatgcatgtacattCGTGTTCGGAGCGAGGGAAggtcgctttctctgtttccgcgAGCTGCGACACCTCGCAGATGTCCACTCTCTCTTCGAATCCACGAAAAACGAGTTGGACTTTGATATGCTGGTCAAATATTCTCAGACTCTCCGGTTTTTttcgtcgctgcatgcggctgtACAGGTCGCCGTGGCGACAGGGTTGCAGGCAGCGCGTTTTCTGCTCTCGACCGAGCATGCAAATAGTACACGAGAGCTACGAAAAAGTTCCGACTGCTCAAGCGCCCGCCCAACATCCCTCATGTTAA